The following are encoded together in the Gordonia insulae genome:
- a CDS encoding TlyA family RNA methyltransferase produces the protein MAPRARLDAELVRRGLARSREQARTLIADGLVKINGVVAVKPATNVGRDTPIVVVESVGDDWASRGAHKLLGALAEFGPSGLSVAGRRCLDAGASTGGFTDVLLRRDAAEVVAVDVGYGQLVWRLQNDARVTVRDRTNVRHLNPTDIGGEVDLVVGDLSFISLALVLPALAACTRVGGDLLPMVKPQFEVGKDRVGSGGVVRDPQQRADAVLAVARVARDLGLHTRAVVASPLPGPSGNVEFFLWLRKVRAVTATEPSGSGRGVPNSTGGDRADANPSRPDRVGVRTDVTRGDADNTAPAPGTSDDSALIEMIGRAVENGPR, from the coding sequence GTGGCGCCCCGCGCTCGCCTCGACGCCGAGCTCGTTCGTCGTGGTCTGGCCCGCTCGCGCGAACAGGCCCGGACCCTCATCGCGGACGGGCTCGTCAAGATCAATGGCGTCGTCGCCGTGAAGCCGGCGACCAATGTCGGCCGCGACACCCCGATCGTGGTGGTCGAGTCGGTCGGAGATGACTGGGCCTCCCGAGGTGCGCACAAGCTGTTGGGTGCGCTCGCGGAGTTCGGGCCGTCCGGCCTGTCCGTCGCGGGGCGGCGATGCCTCGACGCCGGCGCATCGACCGGCGGTTTCACCGACGTCCTGCTGCGGCGGGATGCGGCCGAGGTGGTGGCCGTCGACGTCGGCTACGGCCAACTGGTGTGGCGCCTCCAGAACGACGCCCGGGTCACCGTGCGCGATCGCACGAACGTCCGTCATCTGAACCCCACCGACATCGGCGGCGAGGTCGACCTCGTGGTGGGCGACCTGTCGTTCATCTCACTCGCGCTGGTCCTGCCCGCGCTGGCGGCATGCACCCGCGTCGGTGGCGATCTCCTCCCGATGGTCAAACCCCAGTTCGAGGTGGGCAAGGACCGCGTGGGCTCCGGCGGAGTCGTCCGGGACCCGCAACAACGTGCGGACGCGGTCCTCGCGGTGGCCCGCGTGGCACGCGATCTCGGCCTGCACACCCGTGCCGTCGTGGCGAGCCCGCTGCCCGGTCCATCGGGCAATGTCGAGTTCTTTCTGTGGCTGCGCAAGGTCCGCGCGGTCACAGCAACCGAACCGAGTGGGTCGGGTCGCGGTGTGCCGAATTCCACCGGGGGCGACCGGGCCGACGCGAACCCGTCCCGGCCGGATAGGGTCGGAGTCCGAACCGACGTAACGCGCGGGGACGCCGACAACACGGCTCCCGCCCCCGGGACGTCCGACGATTCGGCACTGATCGAGATGATCGGCAGAGCCGTCGAGAACGGACCTCGCTGA
- a CDS encoding HAD-IIA family hydrolase yields the protein MTDRDRTPRRDGGPNRTGGARRDGAQRRDGRSGRPERPTRGTGSAGRPDEPALPADVAASDLDTEVRRDLLTLDKTNAENVARHLVMVTRLLEEDPTLALEHARAARRRAGRVGLVRETMGIAAYNAGEWQEALSELRAARRITGSTALLPLIADAERGLGRPARAVEIARSEEGRALVGDEATEMRIVESGARIDLGEPEKAIVTLQSENLKPGQSGTPAARLYYAYASALAAADRVDEAITWFMNAASADVDDVTDAELRLVELADGPQVDADAGGGDVVTPESGIDTASAAPESLIAASAPAVETADVVSPSEAVTASSAPSPVVEPSVPAVDTTPAPAVDTTPAPAVDTTPIAAVDTTPVAAAAPSVPTDASSGALAARYDALLLDLDGTVFAGHRAIPGARETLEAVTTARFFVTNNASRRPAEVVDHLVELGFAATADQVVTSAQSAARLLSEHLEPGSRALVIGTEGLAQEVREVGIGVTRSADDRPAAVIQGHSPDTGWAQLSEAALAIGAGALWIACNTDATLPSERGKLVGNGSMVAAVAHATGKQPLVAGKPAAPLMADAIARSRASRPLVVGDRLDTDIEGAHSVGVDSVLVLTGVSTVADLLIAPPEQRPTYVVADLTGLFADADSVRVGEQDGWSIDVSGDTATVRSDGTGRPESLVPALAEVVWHAIDDGGLDPSELTVSSADDAARGVLNSVGIGTVR from the coding sequence ATGACAGATCGTGACCGCACCCCCCGACGCGACGGCGGCCCCAACCGGACCGGCGGAGCGCGACGCGACGGTGCGCAGCGACGTGACGGACGCTCGGGTCGGCCCGAGCGTCCCACGCGTGGGACAGGTTCGGCGGGCCGGCCGGACGAGCCGGCTCTGCCCGCCGACGTCGCCGCCTCCGATCTCGACACCGAGGTCCGGCGGGATCTACTCACCTTGGACAAGACCAATGCGGAGAATGTCGCGCGCCATCTCGTGATGGTGACCCGTCTTCTCGAAGAGGATCCGACGCTGGCGCTCGAGCACGCCCGAGCCGCCCGCCGGCGTGCCGGACGGGTGGGTCTGGTCCGCGAGACGATGGGCATCGCCGCCTACAACGCGGGCGAGTGGCAGGAAGCTCTCTCGGAACTGCGTGCCGCGCGCCGGATCACCGGCAGCACCGCGCTTCTTCCGCTCATCGCGGATGCCGAGCGCGGTCTGGGTCGCCCCGCGCGAGCGGTCGAGATCGCGCGCAGCGAGGAAGGTCGAGCCCTTGTCGGCGACGAGGCCACCGAGATGCGCATCGTCGAGTCCGGCGCCCGAATCGATCTGGGTGAACCGGAAAAGGCGATCGTCACGCTGCAATCGGAGAACCTGAAGCCGGGACAGTCGGGAACGCCCGCAGCTCGTCTCTACTATGCGTATGCCTCGGCGCTGGCGGCCGCCGACCGCGTGGACGAAGCGATCACCTGGTTCATGAATGCAGCCTCGGCCGACGTCGACGATGTCACCGATGCCGAACTGCGACTGGTGGAATTGGCCGACGGACCCCAGGTCGACGCGGACGCGGGCGGGGGCGATGTGGTCACGCCCGAGTCGGGGATCGACACGGCCTCGGCGGCGCCGGAGTCTCTCATCGCGGCGTCGGCACCGGCCGTCGAGACCGCGGACGTGGTGTCGCCCTCGGAAGCGGTGACCGCCTCGTCGGCGCCGTCTCCGGTGGTGGAACCCAGCGTTCCTGCGGTGGACACGACACCGGCCCCCGCGGTGGACACGACACCGGCCCCCGCGGTGGACACGACACCTATTGCCGCGGTGGACACGACACCCGTTGCCGCGGCAGCACCCTCGGTTCCCACAGATGCATCGTCCGGTGCGCTCGCCGCTCGGTACGACGCGCTGCTCCTCGACCTCGACGGCACCGTCTTTGCCGGCCATCGCGCGATTCCCGGCGCCCGCGAGACCCTCGAGGCGGTGACAACCGCACGGTTCTTCGTCACGAACAACGCCAGCCGACGTCCTGCGGAGGTTGTCGATCATCTCGTCGAGCTCGGTTTCGCGGCAACGGCAGATCAGGTGGTCACCAGCGCACAGTCGGCGGCCCGATTGCTGTCCGAGCATCTCGAGCCGGGATCACGTGCGCTCGTCATCGGCACCGAAGGACTCGCGCAGGAAGTCCGCGAGGTCGGCATCGGGGTCACCCGCAGCGCCGATGATCGTCCCGCAGCGGTGATCCAGGGCCATTCGCCCGACACCGGGTGGGCTCAGCTGTCCGAGGCGGCATTGGCGATCGGTGCGGGTGCACTGTGGATCGCCTGCAACACCGACGCCACGTTGCCGTCCGAGCGCGGCAAGCTGGTCGGCAACGGATCGATGGTCGCGGCCGTCGCCCACGCCACGGGTAAACAACCGCTGGTGGCGGGAAAGCCGGCTGCGCCGTTGATGGCCGACGCCATCGCCCGCAGCCGCGCCTCGCGGCCCCTGGTCGTCGGCGATCGCCTCGACACCGACATCGAGGGTGCGCATTCGGTCGGCGTGGACAGCGTGCTGGTCCTGACCGGTGTCAGCACGGTGGCGGACCTGCTGATCGCGCCGCCCGAGCAGCGGCCGACCTACGTGGTCGCCGATCTCACCGGGTTGTTCGCCGATGCGGATTCGGTCCGCGTGGGTGAGCAGGATGGATGGTCGATCGACGTCAGCGGCGACACGGCGACCGTGAGGTCTGACGGCACCGGCCGACCGGAGAGCCTGGTGCCGGCGTTGGCCGAGGTCGTGTGGCACGCGATCGACGACGGTGGCCTCGATCCGTCCGAACTGACGGTGAGCAGCGCCGACGACGCGGCACGCGGTGTGCTGAACTCGGTCGGTATCGGTACCGTGCGCTAG